GGTTTCACCATCACTAGTCTTGATGAAAGCGTTAGGAAGATATTCGAACCTCACTCTTCGCCTGCTTCTGAGAGACTAGATGCAATAAAGAAGCTGAAGAAAAAAGGAATTATCACATATGTTTTCTTCGGACCGATACTGCCTCTTCTATCCGATAGAAACCTAGAAGAATACTTTCAAACTCTCGCAGAGCTGAAGGTTGACTATGTGTACGTCGACAAGCTAAACCTTAAGCCAGGTCTTTGGAATGTGCTTGAAGAAACTGTGAAGATGAAATACCCTCAACTAGTGAGTGAATGGCAGACTGTTCTACGCTCGAAAAATGACTACTATGTGAGAGTTCGATCGATTATTCAAGACATTTGCCTCGAAAAGAAGTTGGAATGCGAAATGTGTTTTTAGATGAAATGCTTTAACAGATTATTGCGGTGCAGTAAGATTTTTGGTTTAGCCTCTCTTAAGTCTCTTTGTTTAAAGGGATTTCAATCGCAGGTATTAAATACCAATTCTGTAAGGATTTTATTGCTGGTGAAAGATTTTTGGTGAAAAGGGAAGTTCACTATTTTGAAGAGTCTGGAGCTCAGAATACCGATCTGACAATAGAAGCAGCTAAAAATGCTGCCATGAGTCTGGGCTTGAAATACTTAGTTGTTGCATCTGCGACTGGATTGACTGGCGTGAAGACAACAGAGGCATTAAAGGATACAGGCGTGAAGGTTGTCGTAGTAACCGAATATGCAGGAATGGCGGAATTCACGGAAGCTAACAGAAAGAAGCTTGAAGAGATGAACGCGAAGATCGTTACAAGCACACACTCTTTCTTATCCCCTGCCGAATCTATATCTCAGCTCCACACAGGCTACTGCAGTGAGAACACGATAATTAAGGATGTCCTGAGAAGATTCTCGCAGGGTATGAAAGTCACTGCCGAGATAGTGATGATGGCGACTGATGTCGGTGCAGTACCTCCTGGTGAGGATGTAGTCTCCATTGCTGGGACAGGAAAGGGAGCAGATACTTCAGTAATTGTAAAATCGTGCCATTCAAATGACTTCTTCCATAGAGAGAAAGGAATAGAATTTAGAGAAATCATCGCTATGCCGAGGAAAAAGAAATTCTGGTAAACTAAATTCTGAGCACGCAACTCCTATTTTTTATATATTTTTTCCTTGATTTTCTAATTTGTGATTTCTAACTTTTTGATTGGTTTAGAAATGGAAACTTAGAAACCTTTGACTTGTTGTTGAGCAAGTCTTTGAAGAGTTTAATTCTAAAAAGTAGAGAAGGGTTCTAAATTGCTCTTAGACGCTGAAAACGCCCGTATTGCATTAGCGCTTCAGCCTTTTTTGCTTTATATTCACTTTGCATGATTTTTCACCTCGAATAAACCGTTACGATGAAGTTACTTTAAATAGCGACGCACATGTTGAAGACACTTGAAGAAAACTCAAATTGCAGTCACAATTTGTTACTAGAGCAAAATCTCTATGTTCATTGCTACTCATATCGAGTCAAGTACATTGGTTTACTTGTGTCTTCAAGGTTGTGTGCGACTTTGAGGTGCGCGCCAGAATATTTCCTTTTACATTTTCAAAACTTGAGTAATAACAAGAGCAATAATGTAGAAAACTATTGCCATTGGGAAAATTATCCAAATCTCAAGGAAATTGATTAATACACCTAATATTATTGGCATAACTATCCCTATAATGCTCATAGGAATAAACTGCAGGCTGTAAGCAGTTCCTCTTGATTTCGGCGGTATGATTTTTGCGACCAACGAAGTTGTGATTGGCATAGTCATAATATTGAAGAATCCATAAGCAAGGTAGAATACTACAGTTTGGATTGTTGAAGTTGAGACAAACATACAGAACAAAGCGATAGTCACCGTTGAAACAATCAATGTAAGGGATCTTCTCCATCCTAACTTATCCCCTGCATAACCTCCTATAATGACACTTGTCAAACCAATTAGGGGACTTAAACCGAAAATGATGCTTGCCAGACTAGCATCTAGCCCTTTACTTCCAGTGAGATAGGTTGTTAGATATGTTGAAATTGTTCCATCCGCAGCACTTCTGAAAAGCATTAGTAGAAGAAAAGACAAGAAAGTGACAGACAGAA
This portion of the Candidatus Bathyarchaeota archaeon genome encodes:
- a CDS encoding radical SAM protein, yielding MADYCINPYVGCGHGCKYCYAESYTRRFTRHKELWGQFVDVKVNALQVLEKAIPRHPKGRVFLSSLTDAYQPLESKYGITREILKILLDYQFPISIQTKSSLVLRDLDLLSKFDSCEVGFTITSLDESVRKIFEPHSSPASERLDAIKKLKKKGIITYVFFGPILPLLSDRNLEEYFQTLAELKVDYVYVDKLNLKPGLWNVLEETVKMKYPQLVSEWQTVLRSKNDYYVRVRSIIQDICLEKKLECEMCF